Genomic window (Fundulus heteroclitus isolate FHET01 unplaced genomic scaffold, MU-UCD_Fhet_4.1 scaffold_67, whole genome shotgun sequence):
aaacagcACCCTGAGACGCATACCGATGAGTGACAGGCGACTCATCTCCGCTCCAGGGAGAATTTTACAGACACGACTCTATCTTAGGGGCAGATAACGCACAGACACAACTGCACACGCACAAACAGCCAGCCACGCTGTACCCTCTCTCAGTGTGATAACGAGCGTGGAAATGAGGGCTGTGTGGAAGAATAGGGTAGCGTACAATGGAGATTGTGTCAGCAACAGGGTGAATTTAGTGGCCGTAAAAGCTGGTGTAAAGACAAATAATAAGCTTAGGCTTgatactgtccatggtgctgaaatTTGTCAGGCACGTATTAGATTGGGTGAGCTGGGTGCTGCCTCATATGTGGCTTGTTCAGGTCAGTTTCACATCTCTCAAATTGGAAGTAAAGAGGGAAAAATGCCTTGCGTGTAAATTTTAAGTCTTAGTATCAGCTCAATTTACTCAAAGTGGATATTGACAAAGTAACAATTACAAAATTACAAGTTATTCAGAATAGATTTAGCTAAAGTGTGAATATCCTCTAAAATGAGAGGTGATAGCTGAGCTGCTGCCACAAAAAGCATTGGGGATGTGAGAGAACTGACTGGTGTCAAGTTATGCTGAGAAAGGTGCAAAAAGTGGAGGAAACATAAGAAAAAGGGCTGTCATGGAGCGCCAGCTGTTAAGACTGTTCAGGCAGAGTGCAATGTAGAAATATCTCACCTGGGTGGAGTCGGTGATGCATTTCGAGGTGCATCATATCAGAAAACCCCTCCCCCAGCAGCAGCCTATCCACAGGGGATTCCCGCCCCATTTCACAGTCACTGTCCCCCGCCTCACTGTCCCCACGGCCACTGTCCTTCAGGCTGAACTTGTCCATGTCCTGTAACGCGTACCTGGAAACAGAAACCATAAAGAGAAGGTTAATAAACACCATAGTGTTATCTGAAAACCAGTGAAGCAACTTTAAATTTCTGTGCGCATTGAAAGCCGAATGAATCAGTCTGACTACAGAGGAGACTAAATCCTTCATATCAGACTTGAGGATACTTCTGCAATCTGTCAAATTGCAAGACAAGGCTTGGCCCATAAATTCTACATTGCAGGTAGATCCCATCAATAAATCTTTTGCAGCAGCCACCAGGGGCATCACTAAATCTATCACCTAGACATTATAAGAGGATATTATGATGAAAGTTCTGATGGATGCAGACTTTTACAACCACTGCCTGGATTCAATGGGAAATACGTGAAAATTGTTGTCAGACGAATGAGTTGCATTTTTTCAAGCTGAATGAAACTGATGTGATAACAATTtgattgtggaaaaaaaacactaacaaaCCATCAACATATGTAACAGATCAGCTGACAAGTGAAATTCAACTGCACAATGAGAAACAAGTGGTTTGAAAAGTGAACAAAGGATAAtcttttcaggaaaaaaaggtAGAGGGGGCTGGGGGATTGGGGTAAATTACCTGTAGCTGCGGGAGTATTTGTTGCCACGGAAACTGGGTCTGGGCTGGTACTGGCCCTGATGGAGCATGGACAGAAGCTGTGAGACTTGCtacaccccccaaaaaaatgacaaaaaaaagggaaaaaataaagcaaatgaaAAGAAAGGGGGAAGGATAAATAACAGATGGGACATTgaagatgggggaaaaaaaagaaagagacaagacagaagacaaaataatggttgagtaaacacaaaatggatgatggagagGCTGCTTAAAATGGGCGAGACAAAATGGAtgacatttaaatgaaaaaaagtgaaaaataaaaataaaagcggGAGATCTGGAGTGGGTTGAGTTGACATGAATATGGAAACATATGACTGAGGATTGAGGCATGGCGATGATGGAGGTAATAGTAACAGGGTGTAAACAAAGCAAAGACAAAGGCATCTAgaataataatttgttttaatgagtCAATCTGAACTAAGTCCCTGTCACATTTGAAAATGAATTAATATTCTCATGTGGAGGAGGAaggctggtgtgtgtgtgtgtgtgtgtgtgtttgtgtgtgtgtgtgtgtgtgtgtgtgagtgagagagagagagagagacagagagagagagagagagagatggtgtggggaaaaaaacggcGACAGCAATTTTAGAGCTGATTAACTACATTTGAAATACTTTAGTGTAACTTGTTGTATGATTGGTTTCTCATGCTCACCTCAACCGGTGGAGTCGAGTGTGCCATTTCCAGTGCAAAGTTCTCTGGGATGTGGTTGGACGAGATGGTCACCAAGCTGTTGAGGTATTGGTGGCTATGGAGGTTCTGAGGAACCCCCATCTGGGCTCGGTCCATTGGAGGTGTGGCCGACGGTGAGTGGTGGTGGGCCCTGATGGGGAGGGTGCCGTTCACTGTGGGCACCAGGGTGATGTCCCCTTTGTGGATTTGTCGTGAAGGCTTCTTTGGGTGGTGCTGGTGGGTGGACTCTGCCACCCGGCAGTTATAAGAGTGCCTTGTGTCCTTCTTATCCCTATTACGGTGGATCGCAAAGGCCACCATGATGAAAAGGAGCACGACACAGATGACCACAAGCATGATTATGATCATCAGCGACCAACTGATTGAGGACTCCCCCTGATCCATTGGCTGCACATGGTTCTCCTTATTCTCACagaggtttatttttaaaactgccTTAGCACTAAGACTTTCACTTCCCTGATCTCTGACCACTACAATAAGCTCAGCATGCTCGTGGGGGAAATGCTCCAGACTAGCATTGGCTTGGATCTCGCATGTTCTTGGTTCAATAACAAAAAATCCTTCTTCGTTGCCACTGACAATAGAACAGATGAGCTCAGCATTGACCCCTGTGTCGCGATCAGTCGCTCTAACCACTGTCACTGTATGCCCAGCCTCTGCAAACTTTGATACAGGAATGTCTGCCGTAAAATTCCACAGCTGTGGAACCACAACGACTGGGGGGTTGTCATTTTCATCCAGAATGTTCAGAACAACAGTAGCGTTGCTGGTCAGTGGCGGTTTACCCGTGTCTTTGGCTTGCACAACAAAAGAGATACTACTCACATCCTCCCGATCAAATGTGCGTAGAGCATAGATGGCGCCATTAGACGGGTCTATGGTGACGTAGGTAGAAATGGAACTTCCATGAATTGAGTTTTCCAGGATAGAGTAGCTTACCTGTCCATTGGCATCCAGGTCAGGATCAGTAGCCATAATAGATGTAAGGTACGCTCCGGGGGCATTGTTTTCTGATTTGAAGATCTCATATCGTCCCTTCTCAAAACGTGGTGGGTTGTCATTTTCGTCTGTAACATGCACTGTGAAGTGTTTCACAGTGGAGAGACTGGGGGTACCCTGGTCCTCAGCCACTACAGTCAAGCTGAACTCTGACCTCTTCTCTCTGTCCAAGGACACATTGGTCAGAATCATGTAATTGTTCACATATGTCTTTTGCAGTTTGAAGTAACCCTGACCATGAAGTTTACACTCAACTTCTCCATTTAACCCAGAGTCTAAGTCCTCCACTCTTACTAAAGCAACAAATGTGTCCAGTGGAGATGCCTCAGATACATAAGCAGCATCTCCATTCCCCTGAGAGGGGAAATTGATCCTGATGTCTGGTTTGTTGTCATTCACATCTACCACTTTAATCAAGATCTTGCAGTGAGCAGGCATGGAGTTTGGACCCAGGTCTTGAGCTTGCACATCAATGTCATAGGAATTTACTGTCTCATAGTCCACACGCTTGATGAGGGTCAGGTGACCACTGTCGGTGTTAATTTTGAACGTTTCTATAATTTTTGGAGACACGTGATAGCTAAATGAGTATGCAATTTTGGCGTTTGTGCCGTCATCTGCATCAGTGGCGTTCAAGTCAATGAGCAGGGTGCCAACAGGTGAGTTTTCAGGTAGATTAATAACATAGGAGGACTTCTCAAAAACAGGACTATTGTCATTGGAGTCAGCAATATTGATTCTGAGGAGGGTCGATCCCGTTCTCGGGGGAACGCCCCTGTCAGAGGCTGTGTACTGAAGTTCGTAACTGGAGCGCACCTCCCGATCGAGCTCCTTGAGCACCACCAGCTCAGCGTACTTAACCCCGTCGCTCCTGGACTGCACGTCTATCTTGAAGTTGTTGTTTGGCTCTAGTGCGTACGTATATAATGAATTCTCACCCACATCGGGGTCCGTGGCGCTGTCCAGGGGGATGCGCGCTCCGATGGCCGCGCTTTCTGAAATCTCTATGGGGATGAGGGTTCGGGCAAACTGCGGCGTGTTGTCGTTGATGTCCAGCACTTCTACCTCGACGTGAAACAGCTGGAGGTGTTCGGTGGGGAGCGTCAGAACGTCGAACTGGATGGAACAGTTCAGGTTCTTCTCGCAGAGTTTCTCACGGTCGATTTTAGTTTTGATGCTGATCTCCCCGTCCTGCTCACGCACGGCAAGGAATGAGGAGCTTCCCCGCGGCATCGCTCTGAAGCGCAGGGACACCGAGCTGGGAAGTTTTGCCAAAACATCCGCGACATCGTCTCTCAAGCGGGCGATTACAGTGCCAACCTTCTGCTCCTCAAAAATCTGATACTTCAGCGTCTTGCTGGTAACGTGCTGCGCCGCAAGCAGAAAAAACATGACAACTCTCAACATTCTTGTTAGAAAGAGTCCCGTCATTTTTACTGGTTTGTCCAGTTGCAAAAATGGCTGCAAAAAATTACCCGTGCCAGCTCTAACTTACGAAGTGCTCTGCTCGCTCAATCAGCGGCTGCATCGCTTTCTCCGTAAAAACATGCAATAATCAAGGATGGTTTAAATTCTGCTAGGTCCCATGTAATCAACTGATTCTCCTTCTAACCATCCTCTCTTGTCATTCAGTCTTTTTTGCACGCATCCAGGCAGAGTGCCACTGGAAATCTGTGCGTCTTTCTCCCTCTCCACCTTGCGTCTGGTCTGTGCGCTGTGTGCTCTCGTTCGCTCCCTCGCTCCGTTTGAGCTTGCCTGCGCGCAGACTTTAgccaaaaagaaagaggaaagagCCCGCCTCAAATGTACTAGCTGCACTTCATCCTCTGCCCCCCTTCCTTTTTATGACATCCCCCAGAAAAGACAAATGATTCTTAAATCAAAAGCTGGCTGGTGGCCACTTGATATccaaaggaggaggagaaggaggcgcAAGAAAGGAGGGGAAGTGGGTGGAAACACCGCGTTGGAGAGGTTCATTCTTGCAACTTTTAAGATAGACAAACAACTATGAACCAGGATATGCGTctaagaaagaaaataagaatgaTGCAGGGGCCCCACTTAATTTAGCTATTTTTAGTGCTATAAAACCGATACAGATGCAGGTTTATTATTTCCTCGCCCTCTACAGACAATGTGGAGATGCCACCTCTGTAAATTCTCACTGAAGACACGTACCTATTAATTCTCGATAAACCTTTTAATGCAGAATAGTTCAACAGTAACACGCAGCGATCAATCGCTCCAAAAATGTGACATAAGTAATTGTTGCCTTGGCATTAAAGCATCTCaccgtctgtttttttttctgctcatttAAGTGGCAGCAGACTACCTCCCTTCTCCAAGCAAAGGCACTTTGTAGTGGACGCACTGACTAAAGTATATATTTCACTTGAGCCTCATCTGTGCTTTTCTGTGTGGGTGAGAGTGTATAAACTGGGTAAGCTGTGTGGCGAATTGCGTTGAAAAGGGAGCTGGACTCTAATGAATGCCTTTAAAGAGTTGGTCACGCCGAGAAACAGCTCTGTCCCCCTCCGTGTGCAAATCTCTTACCATCACTTCAAACTCCCTGCAAGAcagtttatattttctttttttgactcACTTGGTCAAGCATGCAGTTTCATTTGACCAGGGAAAAAGAGGAACCAATACGCGTGAATGCGCACAAGCGAGGCACCGGGAGCGAGGGTAGAGGAAGAGATCTAAGGTTTAATAAGTGTGCACAACAGAGACTGTGCATTCTGGACACCATCTGGCGCAGTTTGATGGGTACCAGGACCCAGCGATTACACCCGAACAAACAGCACCCCAGCAGAACTCCCCACCCACCCCACTCCCCCAAAACTGTGAGCAAATTAGTTGTCAAGGGGGATTGCAGACTACACCACCAAGCACCAAACGATTTTTGCACAATTATTCACACATTCTGCACTGGCGCATGTGGTTGTGCTTGTTGCCGTCAAAAGATAGGGAAAATCTCCTGAACTTGTCTGTGGTGTCCTATATCAAGAAAGCATCACAAAATACTATCAAGCATTATTTCCAGTTATGGTGgtatgaaaaaacaaactatttatTTCACAAGAGGACATATACATTTTATGACGTTATGTATACTCTTCATGTTTTAtgtcacagacaaacacaaagtagggaactgacagttttatttattgtttttttatattattttttacaaaggaaaacttaaaaaaatgttacatgCAAATTAATTCAGtcccatttattttaatatcttgaaataaaatccaatgtcCCAAGAGTTATAAGGTTataaaaacaatatcccaacatttaacatctcacagatgactgttcaatccatcatcagaAAATGGGAATAGCATGACACAGCTGCAAACTTACCAGATAATTGCTATCCACATAAACTGACAGGCAAAGAGAGGAGAGCATTAATGAGAGAAGTACTCAACAGGCCCATTGTAGcattggaggagctgcaaagaacCATATCTCAAGTGGACTGTTAGTGTAGTAGTCCACAAATCTCACTTTTTGAAAGAGTGGCAAGAGGAAAGCCAGtgtagaaagatttaacacttTTTCAGAACCGAAGTAAGGGACACAGCTAATGTGGACAAAAGGTGTTCTGGTGAGGTAATGccaacattttacatttttgacctACATGTGAAATACTGTGTGTAAAGGAAAACCAGCGCTGCACATAAACCTGAGCAGACCATCCAACTTTTCTTTAGAAGGTAcaaagaagctggtcagagttgatgggagtTGATGACTGATAGAGGGTAATCCTGGATGGAAATTTATTAGAGAGACTGTGGCACAGATTAAAttacagcaggacaatgactctGAACATGTACCCAGAGCTACAAAAGAATAGTTTACATCAAACCATAGTCATGTTATAGATTGACCAAGTCAAGATCCATATCCACATCTAACTGAAGATCTTTGATTAGGACTAAACATTGATGTTCAAAGATTTTtcttccatccaatctgactgatcttgagctattttacaaaTAACAATAGCAAACTTTGTGCAACGTTCTAGATGTATAgcagacagaaacacacaacaaaagacttgcagctgtaatttcagCAAAAGTTGGTTTTACAAAAGTATTTAATCAGAACGGGTAAATGCAAATGTATGTCACATTATTTTCAGATTTGCGTAATTTGAAGTCACATTATTTTCTGTTGAGAAATCAGATCAGATTTCAGAGAAATCAGATTGCAATGTGTGGTTGCAAATTGTGAAAAAGGTCAGCGGCTGTGAATACTTATATTATGTCACTGTACCATCTTACAAAAGAAGGCTTACACATTTATGTTACTTTCCCATTAATATTGATTCCcaattggtcaaaacatttttcagtcCAAGTATTCATAAATCATTTTCTCAGTaagacagttaaaaaaaaaaaaagtaagacagTTACGAGATAGCATCTGCAGAGCAAACTAATAATTTACAAACAGCTGCAAATCTCACTGAATAAGAAATGTGATAAAAAGACCATGTTAGGACTTTAGGATGTTATCCATTTGAAACCAAGTTCTTCCTTTGGTCTGTTAATGCAAAACATCTGCACAGCTTCTaaagtttttgtcattttcaataGAACAAAAGCTTATTAAATATTCCAAACGTGCATGGACACCAACTAAAAGCTCCCCCTTTTCTACCATTAAATTGGCAGAAAACAAACCTTTATTCACACTCATATTGTCTATTCACCAGCTGAGCCATGTCTGGAAAATGTTTGCATTCACTCCTCTTTTGCACATCTTTTACCACAGCAcggttgctttttttaaacaggtttgATACGGCACCCAACATTTACATAGCTCCAAATGCTCACAATGGAGTAATGCAATTACTCCCTGTGTCCCAGGGAAGCTAATCACATTTGGAGAACAAAGTCAGGTCTGGAATTTATGGAAGAAGcaggcaaaacaaaagagacATGGTTTGGACGGGGGTGCGGGTACGTCGAGGTCATAAACACCAGAGAATATAACAATTAATGTATAGAGGGGGTTGGGCTATAATCTAGATAAAAAAGCAGATGGAGGCTTAATACGTTTAGGCACGCAAGATAACCAGAGGAGCTAAACAAACTGTGGTTTTAGAGTAACGCAGCAAGCTATTCATTTACAAATATTCATCTTCCCTAGCAGGTGCAAAGGAAGTGGTGTCTGCATATTTGTCAAGGTTGTGTTTAACTTCAGCGTCCAGATTTTTATACAAAATTTTATTGATCCATGCGTAGGCGTGTCAGAGGCCCCTAGATGTCTCTATGAATGTATGGAATCAGCACAAACAAGCAAACTGTCCAATGCCCCTCTGCAGTGCTGTTCGTGTAGCGCTGACAACTGCTTCTGTGTTTCCAGAtcttctttccatccatccatcaacatatccatccatccagtatcTATgtggtcattgggcgagaggcagggtacaccctggacaggttgctgGTCTATCACGGGACAGCTAAGACCTTATAGCCAGAAACTCAAGGAGTGAATGGAACATCTGTGGGCCATGATTATATATCCACCGTCTCATGTTCTACTACATTCAACTCAACCCTCTAATCCAGTGGCCTCAATTGCTATGTGTTTGTGGCTATGCCAGGTATATGAATGTAGCACTCAAATTAAGCTGAAACAAACATGATGAAAGTCAGGGTTGTTTAGCTTATTTCAACAACTATTTCAGCAATTTTTAAGTTATCAACAGACATTTTTTGAActttcttctctcctttttttattaaacacaacCCTCCCGTTGCTTTTATATAAGGTTTCTATGTCTATCCAATGAAAATTGAAATATGGGCACAGCAGGGTTTAGAGGCCATAGCACTAAATGCAGCCAGAGTGAAGTGGGGAGGAAAGTGTGTGCCTATGCGCATCAGGGTGCAGTGATTCTTTTGGTGGTTGGTTGTAAAGGCACGCGAGCATCTGTCGCCTCGTCTGCCCGCTCATTGTTGCTCATTCAATTAGCTGTGATTTGGcagattcactttttttttttgctaagggGAGGAGAAAGAGCACACAGAGAATGGGAGGTTGCTTTCACTGCTGCTTGGAGGGGAAAGTTGATACCTTCCCCctctatacacacacacacacacacacacacacacacacacacacacacacacacacacacacacacacacacacacacacacacacacacacacacacacacacacacacagaactaCCTCCATCAAAGCTGTGATTGTTATTCATCCCACCCCTCTCTTCtatctcctcctcttctttacTTTCATAAGCGTACCACAGAGTTTTATTACTTTATGACCACCATTgtctgtatgtttgtttgtgtgtgtgagcaaaCAAGGGTTGCCAAACCCTTTCATGCTCACAGTGGATGCAATGATGATAGTACTCTAAATGCAGCATATTGTAAGCGATGTCAACAGCTGCGCGACAAATTTATAGcccagacaaagaaaaaaaatgtggcttGTCACCCTAAAAGTTGCCACATTGCTGCTCTGCACTGACATTGCCCTCCAGCAGGGTGTTATTACTGTTTTACAGTCTTTACTTACAAAAGAGGTgtgcaatttgttttttttaatgcaaaacaAGAATACTATTTCATCCAAATCTTCCAAGTTTGAATATTCTTCCTCTATTCTGTTCTTCTCCATTAGTGattgttgtttgtttgcttgatAATCATCCAGTCATTCTTTCCTTGGCCTAATTCTCTGCATGATTCACAGCCGACTCtttgtaaacacacacacacacacacacacacacacacacacacacacacacacacacacacacacacacacacacacacacacacacacacacacacacacacacaagtgcaTCTGTGTTTCAATGCACACGTTCTTCAACCGAAAAGGCACCGACAGCAAATATCCCCTGCCCACCAAGACATAGCACAGAGAAATACAAAGGCTTCATAAGTGATTGCTTGTACAAGTGCATACAAAATGTGTCTACACAAGTACAAGTTTTAACTTTACATTTCGCTATAACTGTAAAGCATACAGAATTTGTGCATTAAATGTATTGTATCTGCCCATTGATTGTAAAGCTGCAATCGTTTAGTGGCTATCAAGACTGATAGGTAGGGTAGCCCTAGTCAAAATGTTATCTGTCTACTCCAGTTTTGACTGGACTGTTAGAAGCAAGatatacaaacaaaaataaaaaaaagaccttttCACACCagtggcagatttaggtttaaagcagctttttaatttagcaaacatgtttcttttgacTGCAAGTAGTGTTAACTTTTTGGAGTGGTCTTGCCAGAGTTCTGACttgaaactgaaagaaaatctgaagacAGAAAAGGGTTATTGCAACCTCAAGGATGGGGAGATCATCATCAAAGATGAACTGTCAAAATTcaagtggaaacatgcaaaccCCTTCTCagcaattatatataaaaaaagcgtttgattgctgtaatgccAGTAATGCTTTTTCCACTGATTATTGAGAAGGATATAAATAGTTTCTCATGTGCCATtggaatttaaattaaaataatatacatgTCTTTTGTCTAAATTGATATTCCtctttcattattttatcatttcaaaGATTCATCTCTaatttcagaaacaaacttattgatagaattaaaaaaatctaaaaaaattaatctgctaggggtttaaatacatttttgatccTAACTGTAAATAAGGAGCTAACTCATGCCCCCCATTGGGAtaatgtcttgcaaaagtatttttgcCGCTTGAACTGTtatacattttgtcactttataaACACAAACCTCAATATAATTCAATGGGATTTCACGTGACCAACACAAGCTATTGTATAATTATGGAGAAGTAGTAAAGTGTTTTAAGGTTTCTCAGAATAGAAAATGGAAAGcttgtggtgtgcatttgtattcagtttatttcacttttatactactaaataaaaatcatgtgAGACCAATTGTCTTCATAGTTCACCTGGTTGGCAATGTAATAAATGCAGTGGAGGGCAAATCTATTGTTATCTAAATGTTGACCCGGTGTCATTAAATTCCCAAACCAAGTTAACCAATAACTAATACCAACTGATATGTGAGCACTTATTGGTATTATAGATGTTTGCTTGACTTTTTAATGACCCCCCTTTGGAATGAAGACAGCCCATATCCATTATACTGCAGTTCAGTGAGACAATATAAACAGCAAATGTATATTAATTAGGAGGCCACTTGAGAGCCCTCAGCTCTGTTTCTTTTCTCTAATGCCTTTCAGGTCACCTTgaattaatgaagaaaacagagTTAGGGCTTATTAGTCCAAAGGAGGAAATTGTGTCAGACGTAAGACACAACCATTGGTCcctaattgtgtgtgtgtgtgttcacatACATACTGGTCACCCTCATGTGTTAATGTcattgcgtgtgtgtgtgtgtgt
Coding sequences:
- the pcdh18a gene encoding protocadherin-18 isoform X2 is translated as MTGLFLTRMLRVVMFFLLAAQHVTSKTLKYQIFEEQKVGTVIARLRDDVADVLAKLPSSVSLRFRAMPRGSSSFLAVREQDGEISIKTKIDREKLCEKNLNCSIQFDVLTLPTEHLQLFHVEVEVLDINDNTPQFARTLIPIEISESAAIGARIPLDSATDPDVGENSLYTYALEPNNNFKIDVQSRSDGVKYAELVVLKELDREVRSSYELQYTASDRGVPPRTGSTLLRINIADSNDNSPVFEKSSYVINLPENSPVGTLLIDLNATDADDGTNAKIAYSFSYHVSPKIIETFKINTDSGHLTLIKRVDYETVNSYDIDVQAQDLGPNSMPAHCKILIKVVDVNDNKPDIRINFPSQGNGDAAYVSEASPLDTFVALVRVEDLDSGLNGEVECKLHGQGYFKLQKTYVNNYMILTNVSLDREKRSEFSLTVVAEDQGTPSLSTVKHFTVHVTDENDNPPRFEKGRYEIFKSENNAPGAYLTSIMATDPDLDANGQVSYSILENSIHGSSISTYVTIDPSNGAIYALRTFDREDVSSISFVVQAKDTGKPPLTSNATVVLNILDENDNPPVVVVPQLWNFTADIPVSKFAEAGHTVTVVRATDRDTGVNAELICSIVSGNEEGFFVIEPRTCEIQANASLEHFPHEHAELIVVVRDQGSESLSAKAVLKINLCENKENHVQPMDQGESSISWSLMIIIMLVVICVVLLFIMVAFAIHRNRDKKDTRHSYNCRVAESTHQHHPKKPSRQIHKGDITLVPTVNGTLPIRAHHHSPSATPPMDRAQMGVPQNLHSHQYLNSLVTISSNHIPENFALEMAHSTPPVEGQYQPRPSFRGNKYSRSYRYALQDMDKFSLKDSGRGDSEAGDSDCEMGRESPVDRLLLGEGFSDMMHLEMHHRLHPAMRLCTDECRILGHSDQCWMPPISSPTSSADYRNNMYIPGEESSQPPQLDDDESSVDSENRKSFSTFGKESGSEELGAIGGGGDAVVGGAGSLLTEMNSVFQRLLPPNIDSYTECTEMSSPSSSSTTERASTRGGNITGNNSNNAAAQDSRRGLLPGGKGPAYPPGVAAWAANTHYLNPGNASVGNNNVSSSSSSPSTSTNGQPPHLKWLPAMEEIPENYEEDDFDSVFHQGHQSGKRSESRHEAGMDASELAQEINKLLQDVRQN
- the pcdh18a gene encoding protocadherin-18 isoform X1 — protein: MTGLFLTRMLRVVMFFLLAAQHVTSKTLKYQIFEEQKVGTVIARLRDDVADVLAKLPSSVSLRFRAMPRGSSSFLAVREQDGEISIKTKIDREKLCEKNLNCSIQFDVLTLPTEHLQLFHVEVEVLDINDNTPQFARTLIPIEISESAAIGARIPLDSATDPDVGENSLYTYALEPNNNFKIDVQSRSDGVKYAELVVLKELDREVRSSYELQYTASDRGVPPRTGSTLLRINIADSNDNSPVFEKSSYVINLPENSPVGTLLIDLNATDADDGTNAKIAYSFSYHVSPKIIETFKINTDSGHLTLIKRVDYETVNSYDIDVQAQDLGPNSMPAHCKILIKVVDVNDNKPDIRINFPSQGNGDAAYVSEASPLDTFVALVRVEDLDSGLNGEVECKLHGQGYFKLQKTYVNNYMILTNVSLDREKRSEFSLTVVAEDQGTPSLSTVKHFTVHVTDENDNPPRFEKGRYEIFKSENNAPGAYLTSIMATDPDLDANGQVSYSILENSIHGSSISTYVTIDPSNGAIYALRTFDREDVSSISFVVQAKDTGKPPLTSNATVVLNILDENDNPPVVVVPQLWNFTADIPVSKFAEAGHTVTVVRATDRDTGVNAELICSIVSGNEEGFFVIEPRTCEIQANASLEHFPHEHAELIVVVRDQGSESLSAKAVLKINLCENKENHVQPMDQGESSISWSLMIIIMLVVICVVLLFIMVAFAIHRNRDKKDTRHSYNCRVAESTHQHHPKKPSRQIHKGDITLVPTVNGTLPIRAHHHSPSATPPMDRAQMGVPQNLHSHQYLNSLVTISSNHIPENFALEMAHSTPPVEQVSQLLSMLHQGQYQPRPSFRGNKYSRSYRYALQDMDKFSLKDSGRGDSEAGDSDCEMGRESPVDRLLLGEGFSDMMHLEMHHRLHPAMRLCTDECRILGHSDQCWMPPISSPTSSADYRNNMYIPGEESSQPPQLDDDESSVDSENRKSFSTFGKESGSEELGAIGGGGDAVVGGAGSLLTEMNSVFQRLLPPNIDSYTECTEMSSPSSSSTTERASTRGGNITGNNSNNAAAQDSRRGLLPGGKGPAYPPGVAAWAANTHYLNPGNASVGNNNVSSSSSSPSTSTNGQPPHLKWLPAMEEIPENYEEDDFDSVFHQGHQSGKRSESRHEAGMDASELAQEINKLLQDVRQN
- the pcdh18a gene encoding protocadherin-18 isoform X3; its protein translation is MTGLFLTRMLRVVMFFLLAAQHVTSKTLKYQIFEEQKVGTVIARLRDDVADVLAKLPSSVSLRFRAMPRGSSSFLAVREQDGEISIKTKIDREKLCEKNLNCSIQFDVLTLPTEHLQLFHVEVEVLDINDNTPQFARTLIPIEISESAAIGARIPLDSATDPDVGENSLYTYALEPNNNFKIDVQSRSDGVKYAELVVLKELDREVRSSYELQYTASDRGVPPRTGSTLLRINIADSNDNSPVFEKSSYVINLPENSPVGTLLIDLNATDADDGTNAKIAYSFSYHVSPKIIETFKINTDSGHLTLIKRVDYETVNSYDIDVQAQDLGPNSMPAHCKILIKVVDVNDNKPDIRINFPSQGNGDAAYVSEASPLDTFVALVRVEDLDSGLNGEVECKLHGQGYFKLQKTYVNNYMILTNVSLDREKRSEFSLTVVAEDQGTPSLSTVKHFTVHVTDENDNPPRFEKGRYEIFKSENNAPGAYLTSIMATDPDLDANGQVSYSILENSIHGSSISTYVTIDPSNGAIYALRTFDREDVSSISFVVQAKDTGKPPLTSNATVVLNILDENDNPPVVVVPQLWNFTADIPVSKFAEAGHTVTVVRATDRDTGVNAELICSIVSGNEEGFFVIEPRTCEIQANASLEHFPHEHAELIVVVRDQGSESLSAKAVLKINLCENKENHVQPMDQGESSISWSLMIIIMLVVICVVLLFIMVAFAIHRNRDKKDTRHSYNCRVAESTHQHHPKKPSRQIHKGDITLVPTVNGTLPIRAHHHSPSATPPMDRAQMGVPQNLHSHQYLNSLVTISSNHIPENFALEMAHSTPPVEQVSQLLSMLHQGQYQPRPSFRGNKYSRSYRYALQDMDKFSLKDSGRGDSEAGDSDCEMGRESPVDRLLLGEGFSDMMHLEMHHRLHPAMRLCTDECRILGHSDQCWMPPISSPTSSADYRNNMYIPGEESSQPPQLDDDESSVDSENRKSFSTFGKESGSEELGAIGGGGDAVVGGAGSLLTEMNSVFQRLLPPNIDSYTECTEMSSPSSSSTTERASTRGGNITAMEEIPENYEEDDFDSVFHQGHQSGKRSESRHEAGMDASELAQEINKLLQDVRQN